In the genome of Rhopalosiphum padi isolate XX-2018 chromosome 1, ASM2088224v1, whole genome shotgun sequence, the window tacctatatacctatatagtatatatattatatatatacacagtcgacacattttccatcagctcaatgacaaattcttcgtcGGTGTATAGTCTATGATCCAGCCAATTAATGTTCGGTTCCTATAACACTTCAACTAATGTgcagattaaatgtaatttaaacttatagaaaaaacaattttaatgtttaagaaatctgtgttggtgttcttttatttttgaatttaaattaattttaaattttatattcataatttatcagttaaaaaatgGAAACAAGAAGATTATAGTATAGTGCCAtttaactttctgttcggtggccaatttaaacatacacaaagacAAACTAGCTatgtgataagaaaaaaaatttaaaagtttggtaatttatcaatgtattattaaaattaaaataaaagcacctaaaaccgtagtacagatattatctgaaaaaaaccataaaagttaaatacaacttaagtaaatattcataatatactttactactgttcaaaaaattatactataaaacaaaCACATCCTGGCAACACTTGATATTAAGATGAGTTTTCTTATTAATGCTgcaaatcttcctccgggttgagtTACAGCCAACTCATTTCGGATTTCCCATCAGCTTCGtcacaaattcttcttcactaataaatattatatatagtatactgtacctactatggttctaaaaattataatataacaaacaaatcctttcggcagttgatattaaaatattatttatgatatttatatatttattgaaaataaatcctatatacgccactggttatttcattatttcattttaatcataatcataattcattattgagttaaattgattatttaatacgtatagTATACAATTTGCTAGAAGCATCGCCAAAAAAAGTAAgtgttttaagtttattattaattattatacacaggtACAACAATAGATTATAAGCAGAGACATTGTGTCACTATGCcacctttttaaaaaaaaaaaatgaaagtatttttatattattattttattagtaatacatgatacatagaacatttattttttaaaatacagcatatatattatacaaaataggaCACTTAAACaaccaattttcaaaataaaattgtgaaattaCAGAATTTAATAAGCTTGCACCTTATGtcatgttataatgttatatcccCTTTACGGCTTTACTCCATTAAATTTAGTCATGTCTATTTATAAAGACAAAGAGACAATGCTATTTTTGTTTGTTCTTGATAAACTCAAAATCTACTAAACCAATTTTAATGTGAATTACaccattgtttaataaattacaagggTGATAATTACAGCGTTTTTTAACATgaagaatcaaaataattatgacaaCCTACAACAGGGGCgtcatatcaattttttttttgtacgcaAAAATATTGAGCTGGgcactatttgttttttttttcgacatatttgacattattgtgaatacaaattttattattgaaatattattgaaatacaaattgtgccgcaacataataaaacaattttttcctcgttaatcaaaaatatttgggGGGTTTACCCCAAAAACCTCCacctgtatacgtgcctgatTATACACATTCCTCCTCAGTCCTCGTAGaatctgaaaataaatataaccaatTTACTCGACAGAGTCGTCATCAAATTTTCGTAACGATAATACGATATGCGAGTGTcgaatgttataaattaaatcatgtaGGTAGGTAGATTTAATGAATTAGACTGTTCCTATGAGATAATTTATTGGGAGCCTACCATTGTAAAATACTCAGTACCGGGcgaaaaaactaaatttgaaattttatacttaatttattaagacCAAACAAGattgctaaaataaaaaaaaatgtatttataacttttgtcagttgaaaaaaaacaaatcctataaataaacagaattatttaatatctgcaAAATACAATGAACTTACTtaacacttaaaaatgtaatacactaatatatgattttttaaattcctcataaattgtatgtacttattattaaagtaaaaaatttaagtttgaaaGAACAATGTCCATTTCttatggtaattattttaatacaggtACTTGAATTGTAATCTAGCTATGagtatgattaataaaatatttaaaaaaatagttataactcgcttataaataaaaatacattgaaaactaatttataaatacagataatgatttgtaattttaagtttgatattttatgttatttcaattaattttaatttcactaaATTACTTGTATTAACTACTGGGTGATCAGTCATAAATTAAGATCAATGAAATCCAACAAAGTAATGACATAAAATTGGTTTTGcaaacacttatttattatgtaggCAAGGAATCCTCTtaacatgaaattaaatataatactataacatttatttgtgattatatatttgtgtattggccgtttaataatatgatcagTTAAATCtacataaatttaactatatacataggTGTGTCCTGTGTCCATGGGGGGGAAGCTGCCTCCTATTGACTTATTGGAGGGTTTTAccagtataaactataaagtacctaacctatgtagtatattatgtaaaaactaaaactttACAATTTGCCTCAACAGgcttacacaaaataattacagTTCATAAGTATACTTATGGGGCCCATTATTTActtgaagaataaataataataaaaataaaaaataatagatactattcaataaatagtaaaaatatcaactatctatacaaaacatatttttcaagtatacaattaaatagtttttcaatCTAAAATTAACCAAAGTAGGAATGTCTAAAATGCTCTTTAGAATAAACACtggtttcaaaaatataaaacaaatgctTTTCGAAATGTATTCTCCAACTCATCAAGTAAACAATTCAATAGCAATAGACTTCCAGGCTCAAGCCCTCCACCTCCGAAAAAATGATCACGACACTGGATAAAATAACTGTAATTTTCATTACACAAGCGTATAATGAgaacaatataggtatttaaatttatacttatgtaactcaaaatgttataattaaaatattttaataatgtatctagtactctaataaaattaaaacaattgggTAATAAActcttctaaatattataaatacatttttttttttgttcatatctaattatataatatattattataataaaaaaaccacaaatattttatcaataaatataacatgtttATAAGTAATTCAAGTGTGTactaaagataattttaataatatatttaaatattttataaacacaagtAATAGttgcttataacttataactttataagtaacaACAGTTGTAGTAACATACCGTATTAAAAGACATAAAAGTTAAAAGTctcaaaaaaatttatatggtatataatatgctaatttGTTTTGGttattatgagtttatgacattcatattataagtaATGATCATATTATGAATGTAGACATTTACTTTTAGTAATTTTAGACAAATagcatattatctataatatccaCATAACATACATTCAATATACAGTCTATATTATTAATGGTTTATGACAACAataaatttcaagaaaaaaaatatttaacaactagtgtcatttatatggttattaataatacaagatCAAACACAAACTATGAAaaattagaaacaaaaatactgcactattttataaaaaaaatatatgttagtaaaaataacagatttttttaacataaaataaatacactttacttttaaataatagaaatatatagtTAGAATGActtgtgattaaaatataataataatataatgtactattaagtaataactttttttgaattttgataacctatcaattattattacctatttttctTGGTCCCTTGAACACCATTATAAGTGATttttttgatactttttttaacaaacaattattaaatctatttttatgatCAATTAATTGctcattgtttaatattttattataaataattaatcatttagccattttataaaattaaaaaatatatattgtacaaaataacaTTCAATATGTTAGTTAAAggattattaattgttatttaaaattatttaaaacaactgcaacttaataatcataatatataatatgtgtcaaTATAGGTGATGACAGTATGTTTACTTGTACTACTAGccttaaaataatcaataaaaaatttaaaaattgtatatacatgaTCACTTTAGAGGGGTAGTGAAATGTCAAGAAATAAATACATGAGACATACTTgcagttttttaataaaatcagcaTATACATGTCTAaacatatgcatttatatagcatacaattaatatgatACTAGAAATTCAAaacttataggtatattatcaaaattaaaatgactGATTATTGCACTAATTAAGCAAATTAAGCAATGGTTTGTAATACTactaagatttaaaatttaaattctatttgcTATATTACCTacacaaatttgttttatgattttaattaaatcatatcatatttgtatttatagaaTTATCATTTCTTGTGTCAATGGAATCATCATGAAATAAAGAACTACAAGGTGTCTGTGTTTGAATATTGGTAAATTCTAAATCGCCAAATAAACATTCAGATTCTTCAGTCTgagtataaatatctaaaaattcgAAATTGGTTTGTGTTTCTGAATCTAAAAACATTGGATCTGGATCATTTTTAATAGAGTCACCCATAGGATCAGTTTGAGTCTGTGCACATAACCGCCTTATAGGACTAGAAGTAGCAGAAGAGAGTTTTGGATCATTGTATCTTAACATGAAATCCTTATTTTCAAATGTAGTCTGAGTTGATGAATCTGATAAAGTTTGAATATCAGTAACAGTTTGTGTCTGAGTTGATCTTTTACTAGATTCTAATTCTTGTACATCTTCTGTGTTTGGCAACAATTTTCTTGTCTTCAAAAATCTATTTACGAAAaacataagaataaaaataattttacaaacaatttataaaatatatcatacttCATAATAGTTGAATATCCTAATCCAATGTTATGCTGTTTTCGTTTTGTATGAGTGAGAAATGCTTCTGGAGATTTGTATTGAACCCCACAATAACAAGAATATATTACTCCACATGTTATACGATGTGATTTTAATGTCGATTCCAAAGGAAAACCTTTTTCACAATTAtcacatttgtattttttgtcgGAATGCACTTTGATACAgtgctaaaaaattaaaaattaaaaaacaaaaacatattaacaatagaatatatacaacacactgtatagtgtataagcTAACAAACTTACTTGTTTAAGAAGTTTTTGAGTTTTAAAAGATTTCATAGATTGACCAAAATGTAAGTTATACTTACAACCCAAA includes:
- the LOC132917932 gene encoding ATM interactor — protein: MSKNCLVMVLSESGLKRNNGQQIVNDTYYCPVLGCKYNLHFGQSMKSFKTQKLLKQHCIKVHSDKKYKCDNCEKGFPLESTLKSHRITCGVIYSCYCGVQYKSPEAFLTHTKRKQHNIGLGYSTIMKFLKTRKLLPNTEDVQELESSKRSTQTQTVTDIQTLSDSSTQTTFENKDFMLRYNDPKLSSATSSPIRRLCAQTQTDPMGDSIKNDPDPMFLDSETQTNFEFLDIYTQTEESECLFGDLEFTNIQTQTPCSSLFHDDSIDTRNDNSINTNMI